The Kogia breviceps isolate mKogBre1 chromosome 19, mKogBre1 haplotype 1, whole genome shotgun sequence genome contains the following window.
CCATCAACTCTGGGAAAGCAGCCAGGCTGAACGTGGCTGTATTGTCCTGGGGGGACTTCCTCTTCCCCTCTCACCAGCCTCCCTTCCAGGTTTGAGGGAGGGGATGCAAGGAGGGAGGGGTAGGCTGATGGGCAACAGGTAGAGAGTGTCCAGGCTAGCCCCCCCGGGGGAGAGCTGACCCGCCTTGGAGGGCCCCTCAAGGGCTGCTGGCTGTCTGGTGTGCATTGGTCTGAGGACAGTGCCCTGGACAAGAGGACCAGAGGATGGGCTGTGGgtcagggacgcctggagcctgGCTGTTTCGACCGCCTCCTTTTCCATCCCTACATTTCCTTCTTAAGGCTCCTTCCCctgggccctctgtcccccaggATGGCACCCCAGGAATGCTCTATCCCATCCCAGGCCAGGTTCTGACTCCAGGGATATTCCCAGCCTCTGACccactgtatacacacacacacacacacacacagttgcttGTGTGTACACAGTTCACCGGCCCTCATAGAGACAGACGTGTGTGTACACAGATACACTGACACGCTTGTGCACAGGCCCCAcatccttcctctctctgttccAGGGTCACACTGGTGCTACCAGAATCAAGTCAAGCCGTCCAACTACACCTGCTTGGGTAAGTGCAGCGAGTCTTGAGGTAGGTACCCTCCAGGTTGAaatggagacccagggaaggtgggaaggatgagGTGATGGTGGCCCCAGTCAGATATCAGCTcctgacacacacagacacacacacacacagacacacacacacacacacacactctctctctctctctctctctctctctctctctctgctggtgCTCAGGACACAGGGGACACAGAGTGACCTGAGCTTTTACTGGGACCTCCTGTCATCATCTCTGACGCCAGCCCCCTGGTCCTCTGAAATAAATCAGGAGCAGCATCAAAGGGAGAAATTCATTTTACCCCTTCTCATAACAAAATGGAGAGTTGATTCTGTTCCAGTGACACCCCTGCATGTGGGCCTGGGTGGCGGTTCTTTGTACTTTTTCAAGCGCTGCCCGGTTTCCTGCAATCTGCTTTCCTCCCACCGTTGCTGTTTTGGTGACTGGACAGtgctcccccaacccccagccccgcTCCCTGGCGTGGGAGGGCCCGGGTGCAGGGGGCTGGgctcccctggggctccttccctgcctcccagtGCTCAGATAAGGCTTCGTGTCAAGTCACGGGGTCCTTTCACAAGCAGCCCTTCCAGGGGACTCACCGCTTCCATGCACTCTCCCATCTACCTCCTTTGAACTTCGGAACCCCTAGGAAGCAGGGTATCACGGAGCTTTCCTTTCACAGCCCAGCATCTGAGGTGGTCCCCTACCCCAGAGCTCACACCCTAGTCCCAGCCTGTCCAACACCACGCCTTGCTGGttttgtgtgagtgtgagtgtgtgtctgaggagggagaagggtgAGGGCGGAGTTCTGTGCTGGGCATCCCCCCAGCACAGCCTGCCAGCCATCCAAAGACCTCGCTGCCTTGAGCTGGGCCTGACCTGAGTGGGGGTGGAGGACGCCACACCTCGGTGCCAGGCGCCCCTGACTCCcagcccaccctccctccctgctcaggGCCGGACCAGTGGGGCGGCAGCTGCCAGAATGAGCACCAGTCCCCCGTCAACATCGCCACTGCCAAGACACTGCTGGACCCAAACCTGGGAcccttctccttctctggctACGACAAGAAGCAAAAGTGGGCCGTGCAAAACAATGGCCACTCAGGTGGGTCTCAGATGGGCTGGAGGCAGGCCCTGGACAGCAGGGGCACGGGATCCTGGGACCCAAGTTTCCCAAGGACTGGAGGGTTGGGCTCCTCCTGGGAGGGCACACAGGGTGGTCCACTTTTGCTGAGGAGAGGCTGGAAAGCCctggtggggcggggtggggaaaGCAGGGTGGACTCTGGAAAGGAGGGAACATTCTATCAGTATTTTCAATCGTGTATCAGAGCACTCTGTAGTTGGGGAGGGGACGGGTTCTaggaagaaggaacagcatgtgcaaaggcacagaggcatgCCTTGGGGTGTTCAAAGGGCTGCATGTGGACCCATGTGCATGGAGGACACAGCGAAGCCAGGAGGGGCCAGAGCCAGCCCAGGGTCAGTCCAGCCGGGCCTGGGGCAGGTCACCCAGGGCTGAGGAGTTTGGATGTGGCCCTGGGAACATTGGGGCACCACGCACGGAGGGAGTTGAAGCACGGGCGGGACCGGGCTGAGTTGCATGTTTGGGCAGTGAGGGGTGTACGGAGGGAGAGGCAGACAGGGAGGCCAATGAAGGGGCCAGGGGAACGTCCAGGCTGTACTACTGTTCTTGTCCCTTCAGGCCTGGGACCGTAGCCCGTGAAGGGTGTGAGGTAGGAGAGAAGCTCCTGCTTGGGTGGAGCTGGGatgaggggctgggagaggctggGGGCGGTGGGTGCGAGGACTCCGCCCCCTCCTGTGCCCTCCAGTGATGGTGCTGCTGGGGGACGAGGCCTCGATCGCTGGAGGAGGACTGGCCGCCCGGTACCGGGCCAAGCAGCTGCACCTACACTGGTCCAAGGTGCTGGATTGGGGCTCGGAGCACAGCTTCGACGGGGAGCGCTTTGCCATGGAGGTGAGGGACCTCTTCCCAGGTGGATGCCTTGGCTGGGCTCTGGGTATACTCGCCTTGGGCAAGAAGGAGGGTCCAGCACCCTGACGggttctctctccatccctctcacCCCTTACCAGATGCACGTGGTacatgagaaagaaaaggggacaTCGAGGAACACGAAAAAGAACCAGGACCCCAAAGATGAGACTGCAGTGCTCGCCTTCATGGTGGAGGTGGGGCTGCCATCCCTCAGGGTTCGAGGGGCTGCTTCTTAGGACCCAGAGACCTGGGATCCCAGCAaggcaggaggggctggagaaGCTCCAACTTCTGCTCTGTTTCTCAGTGACTTGTACCTCCCCATGCGGGAAGCCCAAGGCCTCTGAGGGCCTCAGCCCCAGAAGCTGCGTGTCCGCCCCACCCCAGACTGGGAGAGTGAACTGGGGGTCACCACTGGCTCCCCACAAGCCTCTCTCAagcccctttccctcctgttCCAGGCCGGATCCGAGAATGTTAACTTCCAGCCCCTGGTGCAGGCGCTGTCTGACATCCCCAGTCCCAGTGAGTCAGGATGGTGTGGACTGGGaggcggggggctgggggaggggagaagacttCTTCCTACAGAAGAAGGTCTGGATGGTGGAGGAGCCCGTACTCTCAGAGTGAGGTGCGTGCGTCTCCCCAGATATGAACACCATGCTGAAAGACAACATCAGCCTCTTCGACCTGCTCCCCaagaaggagaaactgaggcactacTTCCGCTACCTGGGCTCGCTCACCACACCAGGCTGCGATGAGAAGGTGGTCTGGACCGTGTTCCAGGAGCCCATTCAGCTCCACAAGGACCAGGTACACGGGGCCCGGCCGAGGGTGCAGCCTCCCCTGCATCAGCTCCTGCAAACTGTCCCTTTGCGGGGGGCCCCAGGCAGTCTGGGGCTCAACAAGCCCCCAGGTGAGGCTAATGCAAGCtcaagcttgagaaccactgttctctGGTAACAGTGATGATAGTAATAGTAATCACAGGCCCTCAAAGCCCAGAGCTGTGAGTCCCCCCTGCTTAGGACGCTCATGGGAGCTGAGCCCCCATGGATGCAAAGCACTTCACATCCCTGGTTCTTTTCCTCTGCACAAGAACCTGAgagggctcagagaggccaggcgactggcctgaggtcacacagtgaggAGTGCAGCTCCACCAGCTTCATCCCTCCCTGCTGAGCCCTGTGCCTTCCACAGATCCTGGCATTCTCTCAGAAGCTGTATTATGACAACGAGGAGAAACTGAAAATGACAGACAATGTCAGGCCCCTGCAGCCCCGGGGGCAGCGCCAGGTTTTCAGGTCCCAGGCCCCGGGACGGCTGCTGCCCTTGACGCTGCCTGCGCTGCTGGCCCCCTCGCTCACCTGTCTGACAGCAGCCTTCCTCCGATGACAACTCATGTTTGGACGCTTGACCTCTGGTCTCAGCCCTTAAGAGGGCTTGAGCTTCTGTTCCTCAGGCTTCCCGGGTTGGACTTTGGTGATGATTAAAAATATGGACGTGTTTTTGGGGAAACCTCTCTCACGTCTGTTTTTAGTTCCCACAACTACTGCTGCCCTGCTCCCCTCAACCCACCCCAGCGTGCCAGGGTAGGGGCCTTAGGGCCTGGAGATTTCTTCTGAGCCGGCACCCCTCCCACCTTTGTGAATTCCCCGTTGACACCCCAATTGGAGAGACGCCGAAGGGACCTCAGAGCTCCAACACAGCCACAGCTGGAGAAGTTCCAATCCAGCCTTTCATTATATAAtgggggaagctgaggcccagaaaggaaaGGAGGCTGGGTGGAGGCCACATAGTGAGGCCACGGCAGAGCCAGCTGAGAGCCGGCCAGCACCTTCCGCCCTGTACTAGGGGTGGAGAGTGCGGGTCCTGCGTGGGTACAGCCTAGGCGGGGTGGGTAGTGGGGTTCATTTATCTGCCCCAGTGTTTCTTGAGCAtctatgttctaggcactggggcagTGGTGGGGAATGAGACGACAAAATGCCTGTCCTCCTGGAGTTCACAGTCTAGCAGGAGACACTATAAATAAAGAGACACATTGTACACCGTATCAGACGGCTGTGGTCAATCAGCGGGAAGGGGCATCCATCAGAAGACTTGCCGGAGGCAGTGAGGGGAGGCCACCTGGAGGCCAGCAAAGTGGTCATgcgtggaggggagggagggagggagggaaggagggagagagagacagcggGCAGGCGAGAAAGGAgtgtggggatggggaagggggagggggagcggggGCCGTGGTGCAGGGGCTGCAGGGGTGAAGAGTAGGGGAGCAGTTAGGAGCCTGATGCCTCATCCAGGACCTACTGGGTCACAGGTGAATCCAAGGGTCTTTGGCCCTTGAACTTAGGAGCTGTCGATGAAggcacccctccctcaccccaagaTCCTGTCTCTAATGGCTTTTTCCTTTCTGGGGCCCAAGAAGGGAGTGAGACTAGGAGGCAGCAGGTGCAGAGAGGAGGGTCCAGAAAACAGGGAGTAAGAAATAAGGGCCCCCACAGGTGGCtcccaggccaggctgggccccGGGGGCCAGCGGTTGAGTGGCCTCAGGCTCTGAGACCCCGCCatccagggcagggctggagttTTGGAGGAGCGTGAGATGGATTTTAAGAATGgactgtgggggcttccctggtggcgcagcatttaagaatctgcctgctgatgcaggggcgacgggttcgagccctggtctgggaagatcccacatgccgcggagcaactaggcctgtgtgccacagctactgagcctgagctctagagcccacaagccacaactactgagcacacgtacagcaactactgaagcccgcacacctagagcctgtgctccgcaacaagagaagccaccacaatgagaagtccgcgcaccacaaccaagagtatcccccactcaccgcaactagagaaagccggtgcgcagcaaggacccaacgcagccaaaaataaataaataaaataaataaatttataaaaaaaaaaagaatgggttttGGAGGAGCGTGAGAAGAGGGGAAGAGGCCAAGAACGGGCCTTGCCGGGTGGCGAGGGGCCCTGGGGCCGGGGCCAGGTCAGCTGGTGCGGGGACAACCTCTCTGTAACAGGCTTCCCGTCTGGAGGTGATGAGATAGATTCCCACAGGAAGATGCAGAGCTAGGCCAGCACACATGGGATTCCACTACCCGATGCTGGAAGCCCTGGCTTGCTGTTGGTCTCTGGAGGGGGGCTGGTTGGAGGAGGTGACCTCTAAGCCTTCTCCCACTCAGATACCCTCAAAGTCCCTGACCACCCCCAGCTAGGCTGAGGGACAAGGGCCGCTCCCCTCCATAgcagcctccctctccctttcctccttcgtGACCAAGAATAAGCACCCCCTCCCTTCACTGCTGACCACACAGCCAGgcttggtgggggggtggtggtatTACTGTCACTATAGCAACAGCAGGCAGCTTGTGTCAGGAGGGTGTGTGTGGCCACGAACCTGTTCTTGTTCTCTCTGGTTCCCACGCAGGCAGGCTGGGGGAATCTAAGATCCAAGCtgtgccctcctcctcccctccccctttcaggCTCAGGGCTCTCAGAAGTctgaactgcccctcctcctcaactACACCCTCAAGGCAACATTCAGTGTATAATGTGGCAGCAGAACCAGGAAGTCCCAGCTCTTTTCTAGCGAGTAGGGGAGCCTGGGCCTCTCCAACCCCCTGCTGCAGGCACACGACCCTCCCCCTGCCGCCGTCCCTCTGAGCACTCAGTAATAAACCTGGCCAGTGGGGGCCAGAAAGGGCACAGCTTGTCCAGGCCCCTGCACCTGGAGGCCAGAGCAGGTGCTGTCAGCCCTCGACTTACAGCAAGGTCACTGCTGGCCAGTCACCGCGGGAGTGGGCAGCCCCGCCCCTGGAATTGGCCCCTGCGCCCTGGAGGCTGAGGCCAATGAGCTGTGTGTGCGCTCCTGAGAGCCTTCTCTTCTGAGCGGTTTCACTCCCCTGGCCCCGCCAGCCCCCGACCTCCACCCTCTGCAGACCCCTTCTCTGGAGAAGGTGCTCTAAGCTCCTTGTGCCCAGCCAGCCTGGCTCCTGACACAGCTCCCCCAGAGACGATGGGAGCTACCAGCAGCCCCCAGCCCTACTTTCATGCACTCCTGAGTCCCTGCACTGGGTACAACAacgtacagacacacacacacacacacacacacacacacgagcacaCACACTTCACGGCGGCCGGCCAGGGCTGGGGAAGGCTCCGTGGCTGAAGGTTTGGGCCACCACCTGACTTCTAGGTCCCTTAGCACAGACCATATGCGCGTTCGTTGAATGCCTGCAGGAGCCGCCGTGGGCCACACGACAATCCTATATGGGGGGTACTTCTCCCGTCGCACGGATGAGgatgctgaggcacagagaggggttAGGGGGCCTGTCAGAACCAGGGGTCACTTCTCTGCCTCTTGGGCTCCACGGCCAGCTTTCTCTCTGACAGTCATCCAACCTCTGGAacaggggcagggtggggtggggtctgcAGCGTGCTGTCCCACCCTGTCTCCACATGCTGCTCTGTATCCCTGATGGGCTGTCTCTCTGGCCCCGTTTAGATTCGGCACCTGGGAGGGAGCCAGGGGCTAAAAATACTCCCCATCTGTTTAGATGattcttagaaaataaacttCCCCATCTTGGCTCTCAGCGTGCACACTTGCTGGCCACGGTTCCTGTGGCTCTGATCTGACAGTGTTGGGAGGGGGAACAgggaagcagggggtgggggggggtagtAGGGTCTGTAGGGGCCCAGAGtcaagggtggtggtggtggacgTGTCCAGGCGCACATGTAAGTGTAAAGGCTGCTGTGTCACAAAAGTCCAGGGGCTGCCTGTACGGAGACCGCATTGTGAATGCTGCCCCGGTGTGGTGGGCCCTGAGGCTCCGTGCTTCTGAGTgggttggaggtggggagaggcagggaagcTGGTAACCTTGCAGGGATGGAAACGTGGCTTCCCTGCTAGGGGCCTCTTTATCCCCCTGCAAAATGGGCTAAGGTTGACCCTTCTATCTAACGGGGCCTAGCTGTCCTCTGGCTCCAGCTGGTGACCTTGGGAGGAAGGCCAGGCCCCGTGTCTGTGGGTGGGACGCTGCTCCTGCACCTTGCATTACAGGAGTTCTAGCGGCTCTGCTTGTTTATCTGAATAGGGACAAAGGCATTATCTCCTCTAGGGACCAAGGACATGTTCCTGGCCCCCCTGAGCCCAGGGAGGGGCTTCCTTtggagggagtgacaggacagACAAGTCACAAGCCAGTTCCTTCCTCAGAACCCTAGTCTCAGCTGAGACTGGACTCATGTTTCAAGTGTTGGCTGCTGCAAAGCCTGGGAGGGTGCGGATAGGCACAGGGGCCAGGGAAGGGACATGGGTACACGGAACAGGATTTTTCTTTCAACAAGATTGAGTCTTTCAACAAACACTATTATTTCCTCTGTGCCAGAGACTGACGATTCAGGGAGAAAAAGGCCCGTCTGTGCCTTTCCCCCAGGACTCCCAACCTGGGCAGGGCCTACAAAACATGGGCCGTGAGGGGGGTGCAGGGGCCCCAGACCTGGGCTTTGAGTCCCTTTCCCTTGCTGGCTAGCAAGTGAGGTGAGGTGACTTTGGTAATTTAATTCACcattctgagcctgtttcctcatctataaaatggggacagggACGGTATTTACCTCGCAGGGTTGCTGTAAAGATGAAACAAGATGCCTGGCCAGGAGGATGTATTCAATAATTTGTAGTTACTATTACGATTCTTTTTATTAGAGAGAGAGCACTGAAGGATGGGTAAGGCCTACAGATGGGGAAAAACTGGCTGCTTCCAGGGATGGAGATAGGGCAGCATGGACAGAGGCTGGAATTCTGGGGAGCGATGCATTGGTTCGCCTCTGGGGTCAGCAGCTGATGTTTGGTGGGGTCGCAGTGCTGTTCCTACCCAAGGGAGGACCCTCCCATTCCCAACACACTCACGGGGACTGCCGCTCTGCTCAGACGACAGGCAGGGACGTCCCCCcagccctccaccccacccacgCACAGAGCAGTCCACTGAGCCAGACCTCCCAGCCCGACCCTGGCCCAGCGTTGCCTAGGGTCACTGAGGACACCATCAGGAGGAGCCAAGGGGGCCAGTGGAGGCCCAGGCTGCCTGCAGCTCTCCGGTCCCTGCTTTGTTAGgtggggtcagggtgggagccTGCTTTGTTGCTGTGGGATTGACTGGGCTGGGGACTGGGCTCCTATTTCACCTTCCTTCcggcccttcccctccctcttctcaAGGGGCCACGAACTCACCCACACGCCCTCTGATCCGTCCTTCTCGCCAGCATGGGCTCTGTCCCTGCTGTCTGCCAGCGGGCCTCTCCCATTCGCATTTGCTGCAGGCTTCCCCCAGCACGTGGTCTGCGTTGCCGGACGGTATAAACCacaaataaacagataaacaaggaaaTTTTAGTATAAATACCTCCCTCCCAAGTTGCATGGGGCACACTTGCACTAAAACATTACCTGTTGTTTATCAGAGATTTACGTTGCACCGAGTGTCGTGTATTTGGATTTACTGAATCTGATGGCCCTACCCTCATCCTACCTAtgccagggaaactgaggccaagagagaagGGTGGGCAAAAGAAGGGACAAGAGGCTGAGACCAccgccccttcctcctcctggcccttctccttctccctccggCTGGCCACACCTCCCAGGAACTGCTAGCAGACTGGTTTTCCCTCCCAGAATAGGAGATTCTGGTGTATCAGGATCCCGGTGGGGAGGGCAGCTGGGCCCACCTCAGGAGGGAGCAGGAGCAGGCCCTTCTGCCAGTGGATTTCCTCcccactgttttccaaagaaatgGGAGAGGCCGGTACCAAGGAAATCTCTTTATCTCCCTTTCCTGGTCTCTGCCCAAGCCCCACCTCGCTGAGCTGGATGTGCCGgggctcccttcctccttcctgcagtCGGGCTCCAGCCCAGCCCATCAAGCCAGCCACCTCTCGAGGAAGGAAGCCCTCAGGGAGCGCCTCGCTGCTGTTCCAGGAGGGGTCTGAAGGGGCATGATGTCAGGATTTTATTTACAAACTGAGGAGAGTCTCAAGAGGTGCAGGACCCCGACGGGGTTGAAACGCCCATCCACGTCACAGCCTGGGGTGCAGGCAGAGAAGGATCAGATACCAGCAGACAACTGAGTTCAAATTAGATGCTCTTCCTCTAACTCCTTTCACCTTGTAATCTCCCCATCTGTTTAACGACCTTTAGCTCTCACTATCTGCACTCCTGCACTGTTATGCAAGGCCCTTTGTAAGGTAATTTACACCTACTATCTCATCTTACCCTGACAGTAACCTTTAGAAGGTAAACTCCCACTGGAATAGCTGCTTCAGGACCGAggggatttttatctgttttgtttcctgCTCGAGGCGCTGTGATGCATGGCTCAGAGCCCCCTTCAAGGAATGGTGCGTC
Protein-coding sequences here:
- the CA4 gene encoding carbonic anhydrase 4 — its product is MRLLPALLVLAAARPWARAGSHWCYQNQVKPSNYTCLGPDQWGGSCQNEHQSPVNIATAKTLLDPNLGPFSFSGYDKKQKWAVQNNGHSVMVLLGDEASIAGGGLAARYRAKQLHLHWSKVLDWGSEHSFDGERFAMEMHVVHEKEKGTSRNTKKNQDPKDETAVLAFMVEAGSENVNFQPLVQALSDIPSPNMNTMLKDNISLFDLLPKKEKLRHYFRYLGSLTTPGCDEKVVWTVFQEPIQLHKDQILAFSQKLYYDNEEKLKMTDNVRPLQPRGQRQVFRSQAPGRLLPLTLPALLAPSLTCLTAAFLR